One region of Eubacterium sp. 1001713B170207_170306_E7 genomic DNA includes:
- the hisS gene encoding histidine--tRNA ligase → MTELISSNPVRGARDILPREMLIRDQLEQQILAIYRSHGFSRIETPALENIDLLLGSDGGENLKMLFTVLKRGDKLKVHEASTVSDLCDMGLRFDLTLPLSRFYSNNAGELETPFKAIQIGNVFRAERPQKGRYRSFKQCDIDIIGDPTVSAEMELINTTSKALMAIGFEGFTIKVNDRKLLNAFIAKAGFKEEDAGSVCISLDKADKIGPDGVKKELIEKGYDEAMVNAFVDEAATITLDNIGGKVDEPEAVADLKRVIETSTALSGGRYNVVFDFTLIRGMGYYTGQIFEVSYGPYGFSIAGGGRYDNMIGKYSKNSVPAVGFSIGFERIVNILLEEQADKAAENKRLLLFYDAGRDAMTEVIPYADKLRADGYTVNLVAMKKKFGKQISYYEGKGYGGFMVFGRDEAIKAF, encoded by the coding sequence GTGACCGAATTGATTAGTTCTAATCCAGTGCGGGGCGCGCGTGACATACTGCCCCGGGAAATGCTTATCCGGGATCAGCTAGAACAGCAGATCCTGGCGATTTACAGAAGTCATGGGTTCTCACGGATTGAAACGCCGGCCCTTGAAAATATTGATTTGCTGCTGGGCAGCGACGGCGGTGAGAACCTGAAGATGCTCTTCACGGTGTTAAAGCGCGGCGACAAGCTCAAGGTACACGAGGCAAGCACGGTGTCCGATCTCTGCGATATGGGCCTGCGCTTTGACCTGACCCTGCCGCTGAGCCGTTTCTATTCAAACAATGCCGGCGAGCTGGAAACGCCTTTTAAGGCGATCCAGATCGGCAATGTGTTCCGGGCCGAGCGTCCGCAGAAGGGGCGTTACCGTTCCTTTAAGCAGTGCGATATTGACATCATCGGGGATCCCACCGTATCGGCTGAGATGGAACTGATCAACACGACCTCCAAGGCGCTCATGGCCATTGGCTTTGAGGGGTTTACCATCAAGGTGAACGACCGCAAGCTGCTCAACGCCTTTATTGCAAAGGCTGGCTTTAAGGAGGAGGACGCGGGCTCGGTCTGCATCTCTCTGGATAAGGCGGATAAGATCGGACCGGACGGCGTGAAAAAGGAGCTCATCGAAAAGGGCTACGACGAAGCCATGGTCAATGCCTTTGTGGACGAAGCAGCCACCATTACCCTGGATAACATCGGCGGCAAGGTCGATGAGCCTGAGGCTGTGGCCGACCTGAAAAGGGTCATTGAGACCAGCACCGCCCTGTCCGGCGGCAGGTACAATGTCGTCTTTGATTTTACACTGATCCGCGGCATGGGGTATTACACCGGCCAGATCTTTGAAGTCAGCTACGGGCCTTATGGCTTCTCCATTGCTGGCGGTGGACGCTATGACAATATGATCGGCAAGTACTCTAAAAACTCGGTTCCGGCGGTTGGCTTTTCCATCGGCTTTGAACGGATCGTCAACATTCTTCTGGAGGAACAGGCCGACAAGGCGGCTGAAAACAAGCGGCTTCTGCTGTTCTACGACGCTGGCAGAGACGCCATGACCGAGGTCATTCCCTATGCCGACAAGCTCCGGGCTGACGGCTACACCGTCAATCTGGTCGCCATGAAGAAGAAATTTGGCAAGCAGATCAGTTATTATGAAGGTAAGGGCTACGGCGGATTTATGGTTTTTGGCAGAGACGAAGCAATAAAAGCATTTTAG
- a CDS encoding class I SAM-dependent RNA methyltransferase, producing the protein MNRQVHLIATTAFGLESVVKDEVKRLGYEIEAVENGRVYYTGPLSAIAESNLWLRCADRVLLKIGQFRAETFDELFEKTKALAWEDWIPVKGVFPAAKITSVKSKLFSKSDGQRIVKKAVVERLKKVYGVNWFEETEGHYPIHIQILKDEVVLSIDTSGSGLNKRGYRQYGNEAPLKETIAAALVYLSRWQPHRVFLDPLCGSGTIVIEAALMGKNIAPGLNRSFVAEEWPAIPAELWAETREKARAAINDREFRLMGSDIDPSALKQARINAELAGVTNYVAFQKLPVQSVATKRRYGVIVTNPPYGERIGQEKEIQALYRDMGEAFSGLEDWSYFIITGYPEFERYFGQKATKNRKLYNSTIKTYFYQYFGPLPPRKRREGEADDR; encoded by the coding sequence ATGAACAGACAAGTACATCTGATCGCGACGACAGCCTTTGGGCTGGAGAGCGTGGTAAAGGATGAAGTTAAACGCCTGGGTTACGAGATCGAGGCCGTTGAGAACGGGCGGGTTTACTACACCGGGCCGCTTTCAGCCATTGCGGAGTCCAATTTGTGGCTGCGGTGCGCAGACCGGGTTCTGCTGAAAATAGGGCAGTTCCGCGCGGAAACCTTTGACGAGCTTTTTGAAAAAACCAAGGCGCTGGCCTGGGAGGACTGGATTCCGGTAAAGGGCGTCTTTCCGGCGGCTAAGATCACCAGTGTAAAATCCAAGCTGTTCAGCAAATCGGACGGGCAGCGGATCGTGAAAAAGGCGGTGGTCGAGCGGCTGAAAAAGGTCTACGGCGTGAACTGGTTTGAGGAGACTGAGGGCCACTATCCCATTCATATTCAGATTTTAAAAGATGAGGTGGTTCTGTCCATTGATACCAGCGGTTCCGGGCTGAACAAACGCGGCTACAGACAGTACGGCAATGAGGCGCCGCTCAAGGAGACCATTGCCGCGGCGCTGGTATACCTGTCGCGCTGGCAGCCCCACCGTGTTTTTCTCGACCCGTTGTGCGGCTCTGGCACCATTGTCATCGAGGCGGCCCTGATGGGCAAGAACATCGCGCCGGGGCTGAACCGGAGCTTTGTGGCTGAAGAATGGCCGGCCATACCGGCAGAGCTGTGGGCGGAAACCCGGGAAAAGGCCAGAGCGGCCATCAATGACCGGGAGTTCCGGCTTATGGGGTCGGATATTGACCCGTCGGCTCTGAAGCAGGCGCGCATCAACGCTGAGCTGGCTGGAGTCACCAATTATGTGGCTTTTCAGAAGCTGCCGGTGCAGTCCGTTGCCACCAAACGGCGTTACGGGGTCATTGTCACCAACCCGCCCTACGGCGAGCGCATCGGGCAGGAAAAGGAAATCCAGGCGCTTTACCGTGATATGGGCGAGGCCTTTTCAGGGCTGGAGGACTGGTCGTACTTTATCATCACCGGCTATCCGGAGTTCGAGCGTTATTTCGGCCAAAAAGCCACCAAAAACCGCAAGCTCTACAACAGCACCATCAAAACCTATTTTTACCAGTATTTCGGCCCGCTGCCGCCCAGAAAACGGCGCGAGGGGGAAGCGGACGACCGGTAG
- a CDS encoding NYN domain-containing protein — MSKIKTYLIVDGYNVIHHWAEMEGLTEFNLEEAREDLIEQLNSYSGLMGYETVLVFDAYSQETTERREEVRGRIKVVFTEKNKTADTYIEKLVFSLPRPYTVKVVTSDYTLQRVVLANGGERVPSRELLQAMRESAKQVRKQYREAESDTRNKLEDYMDDEVLAVMKELRKGNVED; from the coding sequence GTGTCAAAAATAAAAACCTATCTGATTGTCGACGGCTACAATGTGATCCACCACTGGGCAGAGATGGAAGGCCTGACTGAGTTTAACCTGGAGGAGGCCCGTGAGGATTTGATCGAGCAGCTGAACAGCTACAGCGGGCTGATGGGCTATGAAACGGTTTTGGTTTTTGACGCCTATTCCCAGGAAACTACCGAGCGGCGCGAGGAAGTGCGCGGCCGGATCAAGGTGGTTTTTACCGAAAAAAATAAAACCGCCGACACCTATATTGAAAAGCTGGTGTTCAGCCTGCCGCGGCCCTACACGGTCAAGGTGGTCACCTCAGACTACACGCTGCAGCGGGTCGTGCTGGCAAACGGCGGTGAGCGGGTGCCCTCCCGGGAGCTGCTCCAGGCCATGCGCGAGAGCGCGAAGCAGGTCCGGAAGCAGTACCGCGAGGCGGAAAGCGACACCCGCAATAAGCTCGAGGACTACATGGACGACGAGGTGCTGGCCGTCATGAAGGAACTGAGAAAAGGAAATGTGGAGGATTAA
- a CDS encoding ImmA/IrrE family metallo-endopeptidase, which yields MNQYEEMLDYAYNKEIEVFENEILESDADALIGKNVIGLSEKLQTQVEKKCALAEELSHHEYNIGNITDTDDPNSRWQEQKARKQAVFKLIRLTDIIKAFEDGVRNRYELAEYLDVTEKFLDMSVEVYRRKYGNFTTFDNYIICFDNLRVGRAFDFDASFLD from the coding sequence ATGAACCAATATGAAGAAATGCTTGATTATGCTTATAACAAAGAAATTGAAGTCTTTGAGAATGAAATCCTTGAGAGTGACGCCGACGCGTTGATAGGAAAAAACGTCATCGGCTTGTCTGAAAAATTACAGACACAGGTAGAGAAAAAATGTGCTTTAGCTGAAGAACTCTCTCACCATGAATATAACATCGGTAACATTACTGACACAGACGATCCAAACAGCCGCTGGCAGGAACAAAAAGCCCGTAAACAGGCAGTGTTCAAGTTAATACGCCTGACAGACATTATAAAGGCTTTTGAAGATGGTGTGCGCAATCGCTATGAGCTGGCTGAATACCTGGATGTTACAGAAAAATTTCTAGATATGTCTGTCGAAGTATACCGCCGGAAATACGGAAATTTCACGACCTTTGACAATTACATCATTTGTTTTGATAACCTGCGTGTGGGCCGTGCTTTTGACTTTGATGCTTCGTTTTTAGATTAA
- the rlmB gene encoding 23S rRNA (guanosine(2251)-2'-O)-methyltransferase RlmB, producing MKKNDRKNPRNDRGREQKKESYHRADLKRRDTRRQDDDGDDSFVIVGKNPVMEALRSEQQMDKLLILKDNKDHVLGDIAEKARKRGIVVQSVEKMKLEGLADGQPHQGVAAMMAPFPYSGIEDVLAKADARGEEPLVVILDHLTDPHNLGAIIRSANLCGVHGVIIPKRRSASLTAVSVKASSGAVAHTPIVKVGNLTQCIDDLKAKGFWIMAADMDGAPYYKNDFKGKLAIIIGNEGKGISPNVKKQCDYSVSIPLYGDIDSFNASAAAAIILSEAARQRHQ from the coding sequence ATGAAAAAAAATGATCGTAAAAATCCCCGGAATGACCGTGGGCGGGAACAGAAAAAGGAAAGCTATCACCGGGCAGATCTGAAACGGCGCGACACACGCAGACAGGATGACGACGGGGACGACAGCTTTGTGATCGTGGGCAAAAACCCGGTCATGGAAGCACTGCGCTCAGAGCAGCAGATGGACAAGCTTCTGATCCTCAAGGACAATAAAGACCATGTCCTGGGTGATATTGCCGAAAAAGCCCGCAAACGCGGCATTGTGGTCCAGAGCGTTGAGAAGATGAAGCTCGAGGGCCTGGCCGACGGGCAGCCGCACCAGGGTGTGGCGGCAATGATGGCGCCCTTTCCCTACAGCGGCATTGAGGATGTGCTGGCAAAGGCAGACGCCCGGGGCGAGGAACCTCTGGTGGTGATTCTGGACCACCTGACCGATCCCCATAACCTGGGGGCGATTATCCGGAGCGCCAACCTCTGCGGGGTTCACGGCGTGATTATTCCCAAACGCCGTTCAGCCAGCCTGACCGCTGTATCGGTCAAGGCATCCTCGGGCGCGGTGGCCCACACGCCCATTGTCAAGGTCGGCAACCTGACCCAGTGTATTGACGACCTGAAAGCAAAGGGCTTCTGGATCATGGCAGCGGATATGGACGGCGCGCCTTACTATAAAAATGATTTTAAGGGCAAGCTGGCCATTATCATCGGCAACGAAGGCAAGGGGATCAGCCCCAATGTGAAAAAACAGTGCGACTACAGCGTTTCGATTCCGCTTTACGGCGATATTGATTCCTTTAACGCGTCCGCCGCGGCGGCCATTATCCTGAGCGAGGCGGCCAGACAGCGCCACCAGTAG
- a CDS encoding sigma-70 family RNA polymerase sigma factor has translation MEQDRELVKKAQGGDKEAVVAIVEKYRCVVTQKARPFYYIGGDQEDLIQEGMIALLGAIWDYRADRGTSFKTFASLCVENRIKSVVTSAKRPKHSPVGDTVSLDSPISEDDPDTTLLDLVASTAALDPDEELVTREAVEHFSQVARSELSELEKQVLYYYLKGASHQEISDRIGRSKKAVDNAIQRIRKKI, from the coding sequence ATGGAGCAGGATCGGGAACTTGTGAAAAAAGCCCAGGGCGGCGATAAGGAAGCGGTGGTCGCCATTGTGGAGAAATACCGCTGCGTGGTGACGCAGAAGGCCCGGCCCTTTTATTACATCGGCGGCGACCAGGAGGATTTGATCCAGGAGGGCATGATCGCCCTGCTGGGCGCGATCTGGGATTACCGCGCCGACCGGGGCACAAGCTTTAAAACCTTTGCCAGCCTGTGCGTGGAGAACCGCATCAAAAGTGTGGTCACAAGCGCCAAACGGCCAAAGCACAGCCCTGTGGGCGATACCGTTTCGCTCGATTCACCCATTTCGGAGGACGACCCGGACACCACGCTGCTGGATCTGGTGGCCTCCACCGCGGCGCTGGACCCAGACGAGGAGCTGGTGACCCGGGAGGCTGTGGAGCATTTCAGCCAGGTGGCCAGAAGCGAGCTCTCCGAGCTTGAAAAGCAGGTGCTTTATTATTACCTGAAAGGCGCGTCCCACCAGGAGATCAGCGACAGGATCGGGCGGTCGAAAAAGGCCGTGGACAACGCGATCCAGCGGATCCGAAAAAAAATCTAA
- a CDS encoding site-specific integrase, with translation MKYDKVVNNGITYFRYRHWDSVLKKYDNYLYGKTYAELLEKYENYQAKRVAGIKETSDTFSEYCKGWLYNIHLRDKKPATAQRYDSTFRIYIENGYIGKMKLKDLDATQLQQWYNDIFDEKVSEGKNAENVVKNIHKIISPCLRFAYKTGNILRNYAELVILPKNLKKAANSKEKASRVHPLTLDEQMAFIREIKGHPLEALFNTALDTGMRQGELFALTWSDIDFESLVIHIDKTYGYTKDLKLNKRVGMITPPKSEKSVRDIPLPQRTKEILLKHKAEQKAMLFRCGMPQEETSIVFSTVVGTYLDGNNVLHRLKTIYKNLGFDKSKTFHDLRHTYATRLFELGEEPRTVQELLGHSDINITLGTYIHVLEKTKQKTATKIDDLYRTSESIPDLAETDQVNVLEPAVNSTVQTQCKILTLLK, from the coding sequence ATGAAATATGACAAAGTTGTAAATAATGGAATAACTTATTTCCGTTATCGGCACTGGGATTCTGTATTAAAAAAATATGACAATTACTTATATGGCAAAACTTATGCGGAATTATTAGAAAAATATGAGAATTACCAGGCTAAGCGGGTGGCAGGTATTAAAGAAACATCTGACACATTTAGTGAATACTGCAAAGGATGGCTTTATAATATTCACTTAAGAGACAAAAAACCTGCTACAGCCCAGCGGTATGATTCAACCTTTCGAATCTATATTGAAAACGGCTATATTGGTAAAATGAAGCTAAAAGACCTCGACGCAACTCAACTTCAACAATGGTACAATGATATTTTTGATGAGAAAGTATCTGAAGGAAAAAACGCTGAAAACGTGGTTAAGAATATTCACAAAATTATCAGCCCTTGTTTACGCTTCGCCTATAAAACCGGGAACATATTAAGAAACTATGCTGAGCTTGTAATTCTACCTAAAAACCTAAAAAAAGCCGCAAATTCGAAAGAAAAAGCATCAAGGGTACATCCGTTAACCCTTGATGAACAAATGGCCTTTATCAGGGAAATTAAGGGGCACCCTTTAGAAGCACTGTTTAACACTGCATTAGATACTGGAATGCGGCAGGGTGAACTGTTTGCTTTAACTTGGTCTGACATTGATTTTGAAAGCCTGGTCATACATATTGATAAAACTTATGGCTACACCAAAGATTTGAAGCTTAATAAACGCGTTGGAATGATCACGCCGCCAAAATCAGAAAAATCTGTCCGTGATATTCCACTACCACAGCGAACGAAAGAAATACTGCTAAAACATAAAGCAGAACAAAAAGCGATGCTGTTCCGCTGTGGTATGCCTCAGGAAGAAACAAGCATTGTCTTTTCCACAGTTGTTGGTACTTACCTTGATGGCAACAACGTCTTGCACAGGCTTAAAACCATATACAAAAATCTAGGATTTGATAAAAGCAAAACCTTTCATGATCTAAGACATACTTATGCGACCAGGCTTTTTGAGCTTGGTGAAGAGCCACGGACCGTTCAAGAGCTTCTGGGACATTCAGATATAAATATAACGCTTGGAACTTACATTCATGTGCTGGAAAAAACCAAACAAAAAACGGCCACCAAAATTGATGACCTTTATCGCACGTCTGAAAGTATTCCTGATCTCGCTGAAACTGACCAAGTTAACGTTCTTGAACCAGCTGTAAACTCTACAGTGCAAACACAGTGCAAAATACTCACATTATTAAAATAG